From Pseudomonas fluorescens, one genomic window encodes:
- the pssA gene encoding CDP-diacylglycerol--serine O-phosphatidyltransferase codes for MPLLFKRSLLPKLRSFPLSADGVSILSGAAEFRRCLLEKIAQATRRIYIVALYLQQDEAGQEILDALHAAKAARPELDIVVVVDWLRAQRGLIGAGKQPGNSAWYQQMTRDHASEVPIYGVPVQTRELFGVLHLKGFVIDDSVLYSGASLNNVYLHKFDKYRFDRYHLLHNEALADSMQHLVQHGLVASKAVHRLDLPNLPTTRSLRNDIGDLRSRLKYAAYDTSQGRVDKTGLSVSPLLGVGKNNPLNRVICELIASAQKQLTICTPYFNLPLPITREINRALARGVKVDIVVGDKTANDFYIPPSEPFRVIAALPYLYEISLRRFAKRHQKVIDSGLLNLHLWRDGDNTYHLKGMWVDARYTLLTGNNLNPRAFRLDLENALLIDDPKGELLTPRSAELTEIFRHTNRIERYQQLESLVDYPPAVGKFLRRVSRVRIERLLYRIL; via the coding sequence ATGCCGTTGCTTTTCAAACGTTCCCTGCTGCCAAAACTGCGCAGTTTCCCGCTGTCTGCCGATGGCGTGAGCATTCTGTCCGGCGCCGCCGAGTTCCGTCGCTGCCTGCTGGAGAAGATCGCCCAGGCGACCCGGCGCATCTATATCGTCGCGCTGTACCTGCAGCAGGACGAAGCCGGCCAGGAAATCCTCGATGCCCTGCACGCCGCCAAGGCCGCGCGTCCCGAGTTGGACATCGTGGTGGTGGTCGACTGGTTGCGCGCCCAGCGCGGCCTGATCGGTGCCGGCAAGCAGCCGGGCAACTCGGCCTGGTATCAGCAAATGACCCGCGACCACGCCAGCGAAGTGCCGATCTACGGTGTGCCGGTGCAGACCCGCGAACTGTTCGGCGTGTTGCACCTCAAGGGTTTCGTGATCGATGACAGCGTGCTCTACAGCGGGGCCAGCCTGAACAACGTGTACCTGCACAAGTTCGACAAGTACCGCTTCGACCGCTATCACTTGCTGCACAACGAGGCGCTGGCCGACTCCATGCAGCACCTGGTGCAGCACGGCCTGGTCGCCTCCAAGGCGGTGCATCGCCTCGACCTGCCGAACCTGCCGACCACCCGCAGCCTGCGCAACGACATCGGCGATTTGCGCAGCCGCCTCAAGTACGCGGCCTACGACACCAGCCAGGGCCGGGTCGACAAGACTGGATTGTCGGTCAGCCCGCTGCTCGGTGTCGGCAAGAACAACCCGTTGAACCGAGTGATCTGCGAACTGATTGCCAGTGCCCAGAAGCAACTGACGATCTGCACCCCGTACTTCAACCTGCCATTGCCGATCACCCGCGAAATCAACCGCGCGCTGGCCCGTGGGGTCAAGGTCGATATCGTGGTCGGCGACAAGACCGCCAACGACTTCTACATTCCGCCGAGCGAGCCGTTCCGGGTCATCGCGGCGTTGCCGTACCTTTATGAGATCAGCCTGCGGCGCTTCGCCAAGCGCCATCAGAAGGTAATCGACAGCGGCCTACTGAACCTGCATCTGTGGCGCGACGGCGACAACACCTATCACCTCAAGGGCATGTGGGTCGATGCGCGCTACACCCTGTTGACTGGCAACAATCTCAATCCGCGAGCGTTCCGCCTGGACCTGGAAAACGCCTTGCTGATCGACGATCCAAAAGGCGAATTACTGACGCCGCGCAGCGCCGAGTTGACGGAGATTTTCCGCCATACCAACCGCATCGAACGTTACCAGCAACTGGAAAGCCTGGTGGATTACCCGCCGGCCGTGGGCAAGTTTCTGCGTCGGGTCAGTCGGGTACGGATCGAGCGTCTGCTCTATCGCATCCTCTAG
- a CDS encoding TetR/AcrR family transcriptional regulator, translating into MNQITSTDTRDIILDVTEKLIYKSGIAATGMDLLVKTAGVSRKSIYRYFANKDELIVAALQRRDLRWMNWFTSQVELAPTSGERLLGLFEVLKDWFASDGFRGCAFINTSGETGDPEDPVRQVARQHKQKLFDFVLKLCTEHGVQDPQALARQLLILIDGAITVALITGNPDAADDAQSVARTLLDL; encoded by the coding sequence ATGAATCAGATAACCAGCACTGACACACGCGACATTATTCTGGATGTCACCGAAAAGTTGATCTACAAGAGTGGCATCGCCGCCACGGGCATGGATCTTCTGGTGAAAACCGCCGGCGTCTCCAGAAAAAGCATCTACCGCTACTTCGCCAACAAGGACGAGTTGATCGTCGCCGCCCTGCAACGCCGCGACCTGCGCTGGATGAACTGGTTTACCAGCCAGGTGGAACTGGCGCCGACCTCGGGCGAGCGCTTGCTCGGCCTGTTCGAAGTACTCAAGGACTGGTTTGCCAGCGACGGCTTTCGCGGCTGCGCCTTTATCAACACCAGCGGCGAGACCGGTGATCCCGAGGATCCCGTGCGCCAGGTGGCCAGGCAACATAAACAGAAACTGTTCGACTTTGTGCTCAAGCTTTGCACCGAACATGGCGTACAGGACCCGCAGGCACTGGCTCGCCAGTTGCTGATCCTGATCGATGGCGCGATTACCGTTGCCCTGATAACGGGTAACCCTGACGCCGCCGACGATGCGCAATCGGTGGCGCGTACGTTGTTGGATCTGTAA
- a CDS encoding nuclear transport factor 2 family protein → MSSAEVRPPLPPFTRESAIEKIRLAEDGWNSRDPQRVSLAYTLDTQWRNRAEFAHNREEAKAFLTRKWARELDYRLIKELWAFTDNRIAVRYAYEWHDDSGNWFRSYGNENWEFDENGLMARRFACINDMPIKESERKYHWPLGRRPDDHPGLSELGL, encoded by the coding sequence ATGTCATCTGCCGAAGTTCGTCCACCCCTGCCGCCGTTCACCCGTGAGTCGGCCATCGAAAAAATCCGCCTGGCCGAAGACGGCTGGAACTCCCGCGATCCGCAGCGGGTATCGCTGGCCTATACCCTCGACACCCAGTGGCGCAACCGCGCCGAATTCGCCCACAACCGCGAAGAAGCCAAGGCCTTCCTGACACGCAAATGGGCCAGGGAACTGGATTATCGGCTGATCAAGGAACTCTGGGCTTTCACCGACAACCGCATCGCCGTGCGCTACGCCTACGAATGGCACGACGACTCGGGCAACTGGTTCCGCTCCTACGGCAACGAGAACTGGGAATTCGACGAAAACGGCCTGATGGCTCGCCGCTTCGCTTGCATCAACGACATGCCAATCAAGGAGAGCGAGCGCAAATACCACTGGCCCCTGGGCCGGCGTCCGGATGATCATCCGGGCTTGTCGGAGTTGGGATTGTAG
- a CDS encoding tetratricopeptide repeat protein, with protein sequence MSKPRRYLFISLLTVLAIAIAWYSLRSATPQIPEAIKRGYSEALEQARNGKPGAARVLYQQLARPDISDKRRLWLHAELPNYPSPQALKLADADLHHPSVAVRQAAIHSIVGLVPSGQRSLLLGPLLEDDEQAVRFSAAEALLGLSPDDLGLYFGPLEQVIDEYEKTLQAQPATAHNQYQLARLHLHNAQLKEAQAALDATLQLDPGNLPALVMQIEVLDKLGQTDAAQQLLAKQLQEQPNSAYLQHALGLWLLHHDQEEFALLGLSKAVELEPDNRVYRYDLATTLHAAEELEAAQKQLQEIVQRHPADRKARVLLINYWKESGQLQNVQVLLAQLEQMNPDDPALQQGL encoded by the coding sequence ATGTCCAAGCCGCGCCGCTACCTGTTTATCAGCCTGCTCACCGTGCTGGCCATCGCCATCGCGTGGTATTCCCTACGCAGCGCCACACCGCAGATCCCGGAAGCGATCAAGCGCGGCTACAGCGAAGCCCTGGAGCAGGCGCGCAATGGCAAGCCTGGCGCGGCGCGGGTGCTCTACCAGCAATTGGCGCGCCCGGACATCTCCGACAAACGCCGCCTCTGGCTGCACGCCGAACTGCCCAACTACCCGAGCCCGCAGGCACTGAAACTGGCGGACGCCGACTTGCATCACCCCTCGGTCGCAGTACGCCAGGCCGCCATCCACAGCATCGTCGGCCTGGTCCCCAGCGGCCAGCGCAGCCTGCTGCTCGGCCCGTTGCTCGAGGACGACGAGCAAGCCGTGCGTTTCAGCGCTGCCGAGGCCCTGCTCGGCCTGTCGCCGGACGACCTGGGCCTGTACTTCGGCCCGCTGGAACAGGTTATCGATGAATACGAAAAAACCTTGCAAGCGCAGCCCGCCACGGCCCACAACCAATACCAGCTGGCGCGCCTGCACCTGCACAATGCCCAGCTCAAGGAAGCCCAGGCGGCGCTCGATGCGACCCTGCAACTGGATCCGGGCAACCTGCCGGCGTTGGTGATGCAGATCGAGGTGCTGGACAAGCTCGGGCAAACCGATGCCGCCCAGCAATTGCTCGCCAAACAACTGCAAGAGCAACCGAATTCCGCCTACCTGCAACACGCCCTTGGCCTCTGGCTGCTGCATCACGACCAGGAAGAATTCGCCCTGCTCGGCCTGTCCAAGGCGGTGGAGCTCGAACCGGACAATCGGGTCTACCGCTACGACCTGGCAACCACCCTGCACGCCGCCGAGGAACTGGAAGCGGCCCAAAAACAGTTGCAGGAGATCGTCCAGCGCCATCCCGCCGACCGCAAGGCCCGAGTGCTGCTGATCAACTACTGGAAAGAGAGCGGGCAATTGCAGAACGTCCAGGTGCTGCTGGCTCAGTTGGAACAGATGAACCCCGACGACCCGGCATTACAGCAGGGTCTATGA
- a CDS encoding ATPase domain-containing protein, with product MSTSNELLSVKAEIGIEGLDDILAGGLSRGHMFLLEGEPGTGKTTVALQFLMAGARAGERTLYITLSETERELRQGAKSHGWDLDENIHVFELTPPENLLDNEQHQSLLHSSDLELGESTKQIFEEVERIKPTRVVLDSLSEIRLLAQSSLRYRRQILAIKHYFVRYDATVLLLDDLTTESNDKTVHSVAHGVIRLEELTPSYGAERRRVRIVKYRGQKYRGGFHDFTIVEGGVKVFPRLVAAEHRGTYTRRQLSSGIAQMDALLGGGIETGSSSLILGPAGTGKSLISMIFASAAVARGEKAALFIFDEELGLLYERMRHLGIDLQALQDTGDLIIEQVDAAELTPGEFSHRVRRCVDDHGIETVVIDSLNGYQAAMPEENALVLHMHELLLYLNRKGAATYMTVAQHGLVGDMQAPVDITYLADTVILLRYFEALGKVRRAISIIKKRTGAHESTIREYRISRSGMTIGEPLDAFQGVLRGVPTYLGANAPLLMDIDH from the coding sequence TTGTCTACATCCAATGAGTTGCTGAGTGTCAAAGCCGAAATCGGTATCGAGGGCCTCGACGATATCCTCGCTGGCGGCCTGTCCCGAGGGCACATGTTCCTGCTCGAAGGCGAACCCGGTACCGGTAAAACCACGGTGGCCTTGCAGTTCCTGATGGCTGGCGCCCGCGCCGGTGAACGCACGTTGTACATCACCCTGTCGGAAACCGAGCGTGAGTTGCGCCAGGGTGCGAAATCACATGGCTGGGATCTGGATGAAAACATCCATGTGTTCGAGCTGACGCCGCCGGAAAACCTGCTCGACAACGAGCAGCATCAATCGTTGCTGCACTCCTCCGACCTGGAGTTGGGTGAATCGACCAAGCAGATTTTCGAAGAGGTGGAACGGATCAAACCGACCCGAGTGGTGCTCGACAGCCTCTCGGAAATCCGTCTGCTGGCCCAGAGTTCCCTGCGCTATCGCCGGCAGATCCTGGCGATCAAGCACTACTTTGTGCGCTACGACGCCACCGTCCTGCTGCTGGATGACCTGACCACCGAGTCGAACGACAAGACCGTGCACAGCGTCGCCCACGGCGTCATTCGTCTGGAGGAACTGACCCCCAGCTACGGCGCCGAACGCCGACGGGTGCGGATAGTCAAGTACCGGGGTCAGAAGTACCGTGGCGGCTTCCATGACTTCACCATCGTCGAAGGCGGAGTCAAGGTATTCCCGCGCCTGGTGGCCGCCGAGCATCGCGGCACCTATACCCGCCGGCAGTTGAGCAGCGGTATTGCGCAAATGGACGCGCTGCTGGGTGGCGGTATCGAGACCGGTTCCAGCAGCCTGATCCTGGGGCCGGCCGGCACCGGCAAATCGCTGATTTCGATGATTTTCGCCAGCGCCGCGGTTGCCCGGGGCGAAAAGGCCGCACTGTTTATTTTCGATGAAGAACTGGGCCTGCTGTACGAGCGCATGCGCCACCTGGGCATCGATTTGCAGGCGTTGCAGGACACCGGCGACCTGATCATCGAACAGGTCGACGCCGCAGAACTGACTCCCGGCGAGTTCTCCCACCGGGTCCGACGCTGCGTCGACGACCATGGAATCGAGACCGTAGTCATTGACAGCCTCAACGGCTACCAGGCGGCGATGCCCGAGGAAAACGCTCTGGTGCTGCACATGCATGAATTGTTGCTGTATCTCAACCGCAAGGGCGCAGCGACCTACATGACCGTGGCCCAACACGGCCTGGTCGGCGACATGCAGGCCCCGGTGGACATCACTTACCTGGCCGACACAGTGATCCTGCTGCGCTACTTCGAAGCCCTGGGCAAGGTACGCCGGGCGATCTCGATCATCAAGAAACGCACCGGCGCCCATGAGTCGACCATTCGTGAATACCGCATCAGCCGTAGCGGCATGACCATCGGCGAACCGCTGGATGCGTTCCAGGGCGTGCTGCGTGGCGTGCCGACCTACCTTGGCGCCAACGCCCCGCTACTGATGGATATCGATCATTGA
- a CDS encoding ATP-binding protein, translating to MSKSKVLAERALILAPLGRDSQIALRLLNQAGYDGLITPRLSALCDELEKGAGLLLIASEALLNVDISPLLDLIDQQPTWSDLPIVLLTHHGGSEHNPISRFGPQLGNITFLERPFHPVTLISLVTTALRGRRRQYEARDRLIDLYQSELRLKEALDTLEQQVEERTAQLRHNEEALRQSQKMEAVGQLTGGIAHDFNNMLTGIIGSLELLRRRLARGRTEDLDGLIDLGVTSANRAAALTHRLLAFSRRQSLDSRPVIINSLVQSMSELLTRSIDERIRLNMQLSEALWVAEADANQLESALLNLVLNARDAMPDGGTLTVRTLNRYLDNAFSEAHGNLQPGDYVVLSVVDDGCGMPAGTISRAFDPFFTTKPIGQGTGLGLSMIYGFSKQSGGHVTIDSEVGVGTTVNLYLPRYSGDLDQPPQPTALHAPNAEAGETVLIVEDDPAVRVLVSAVLSELGYAFVEAGDADSALPILDSEQRIDLLISDVGLPGMNGRQLAEIGRQYRPDLKVLFITGYAEHAAVRGGFLDPGMQLITKPFTFDLLTAKVREMISA from the coding sequence TTGAGCAAGTCCAAGGTGCTGGCCGAGCGTGCCCTGATCCTCGCGCCACTGGGGCGGGACAGCCAGATTGCCCTGCGCCTGCTCAACCAGGCCGGCTATGACGGTTTGATCACTCCGCGCTTGAGCGCGCTGTGCGATGAACTGGAAAAAGGCGCCGGCCTGTTGCTGATCGCTTCCGAGGCCCTGCTCAATGTCGACATCAGTCCCTTGCTTGACCTGATCGACCAACAACCGACCTGGTCCGACCTGCCGATCGTGCTGCTGACGCACCACGGCGGCAGCGAGCACAATCCCATCTCGCGCTTCGGCCCGCAACTGGGCAACATCACCTTCCTCGAACGGCCGTTTCATCCGGTGACCCTGATCAGCCTGGTGACCACCGCCCTGCGTGGCCGCCGCCGCCAATACGAGGCCCGAGACCGGCTGATCGACCTGTACCAGAGTGAACTGCGCCTCAAGGAGGCGCTCGATACCCTCGAACAGCAAGTCGAGGAGCGCACCGCGCAGCTGCGGCACAATGAAGAAGCCCTGCGCCAGTCGCAGAAGATGGAAGCGGTCGGCCAACTCACCGGCGGTATCGCCCACGACTTCAACAACATGCTCACCGGCATCATCGGCAGTCTGGAGCTGCTGCGCCGGCGCCTGGCCCGGGGGCGTACCGAGGATCTCGACGGGCTGATCGACCTCGGCGTGACCTCCGCCAACCGTGCCGCCGCCCTCACCCATCGCCTGCTGGCGTTCTCCCGGCGCCAGTCATTGGACTCCAGGCCCGTGATCATCAACAGCCTTGTGCAGTCGATGTCCGAATTGTTGACGCGCAGCATCGATGAGCGCATCCGACTCAATATGCAACTGAGCGAGGCGCTATGGGTGGCCGAGGCCGATGCCAATCAACTGGAAAGCGCACTGCTCAACCTGGTGCTCAATGCCCGTGACGCCATGCCCGACGGCGGCACCTTGACCGTGCGAACGCTCAATCGATACCTGGACAACGCCTTCAGCGAAGCCCACGGCAATCTGCAACCGGGTGACTACGTGGTCCTGAGCGTGGTTGACGACGGCTGCGGCATGCCGGCGGGCACCATCAGCCGGGCCTTCGACCCGTTCTTCACCACCAAGCCGATTGGCCAGGGCACCGGCCTGGGACTCTCAATGATCTACGGCTTCAGCAAGCAGTCCGGCGGACATGTGACCATCGACAGCGAGGTCGGCGTCGGCACCACGGTCAACCTCTACCTGCCGCGTTACAGCGGCGATCTGGACCAGCCGCCGCAGCCCACGGCCCTGCACGCGCCAAACGCCGAAGCGGGCGAAACCGTGTTGATTGTCGAAGACGATCCGGCGGTGCGGGTGCTGGTCAGTGCGGTCTTGAGCGAACTGGGTTATGCCTTTGTCGAGGCCGGGGATGCCGACAGCGCGCTGCCGATCCTCGACTCCGAACAACGCATCGACCTGCTGATCAGCGATGTCGGCCTACCCGGCATGAACGGCCGGCAACTGGCGGAAATTGGCCGCCAGTACCGGCCTGATCTGAAAGTCCTGTTTATCACCGGCTATGCCGAACACGCCGCAGTACGCGGCGGGTTTCTCGATCCGGGGATGCAACTGATCACCAAGCCGTTCACCTTCGACCTGCTGACGGCCAAGGTGCGCGAGATGATCAGCGCGTGA
- a CDS encoding response regulator, with the protein MSDDARDVVLIVEDDPSILMVLSAYLSGEGYRVLEAENAEQAFAILATKPNLDMMITDFRLPGGVNGVQIAEPAVKLRPELKVIFISGYAQEVRETDSPITRKAPILDKPFDLDELQDLMQDMLS; encoded by the coding sequence ATGAGTGATGATGCACGAGATGTCGTATTGATCGTCGAGGATGATCCATCGATCCTGATGGTCCTCAGCGCCTATCTGAGCGGCGAGGGTTACCGCGTCCTGGAGGCGGAGAACGCCGAGCAGGCGTTTGCGATTCTCGCCACCAAACCCAATCTGGACATGATGATCACCGACTTCCGCCTGCCCGGTGGAGTCAACGGAGTGCAGATTGCCGAGCCGGCGGTGAAGTTGCGCCCGGAACTGAAGGTGATCTTCATCAGCGGCTATGCCCAGGAAGTGCGCGAGACCGACAGTCCGATCACCCGCAAGGCGCCGATTCTCGACAAGCCGTTCGACCTCGACGAACTGCAGGATCTGATGCAGGACATGCTCTCCTGA
- a CDS encoding hybrid sensor histidine kinase/response regulator, protein MLSTVQAKLLIVDDLPENLLALEALIKREDREVHKALSADQALSLLLQHEFALAILDVQMPGMNGFELAELMRGTEKTKNIPIVFVSAAGREMNYAFKGYESGAVDFLHKPLDIHAVKSKVNVFVDLYRQRTAIKLQVEALEHSRREQEALLKQLQATQGELEQAVRMRDDFMSIVAHELRTPLNGLILETQLRKMHLARDNAAAFTLDKMHAMVDRDERQIKSLIRLIEDMLDVSRIRTGKLSIRTSHFDLVKLVGDLLHNFAAQVGAAEASVSFTGEQPVEGDWDEFRIEQVVSNLLTNALRYGGKSLIEVRVYARDGQAFIEVQDRGIGISEENQQRIFQQFERVSAKTVVAGLGLGLFISEQIVAAHGGAISVESAINQGALFRVRLPLQDCTEN, encoded by the coding sequence ATGCTAAGTACTGTCCAGGCCAAACTACTGATTGTCGACGACCTGCCGGAAAACCTGCTGGCCCTCGAGGCGTTGATCAAGCGTGAGGATCGTGAGGTTCACAAGGCTTTATCCGCCGACCAGGCCCTGTCGTTATTGCTGCAACACGAGTTCGCCCTGGCGATCCTCGATGTGCAGATGCCGGGCATGAACGGCTTCGAGCTGGCCGAGTTGATGCGCGGCACGGAAAAGACCAAGAACATTCCCATCGTCTTCGTCAGCGCCGCCGGCCGCGAAATGAATTACGCCTTCAAGGGGTATGAGAGCGGGGCCGTGGACTTCCTTCACAAACCCCTGGATATCCACGCGGTGAAGAGCAAGGTCAACGTGTTCGTCGACCTGTATCGCCAGCGCACCGCGATCAAACTGCAGGTCGAAGCCCTCGAGCACAGCCGCCGTGAGCAGGAGGCCTTGCTCAAGCAGTTGCAGGCCACCCAGGGCGAACTGGAGCAGGCAGTACGGATGCGCGATGACTTCATGTCGATTGTCGCCCATGAGCTGCGTACGCCCTTGAACGGGCTGATCCTGGAAACCCAGCTGCGCAAGATGCACCTGGCCCGGGACAATGCCGCAGCCTTCACCCTGGACAAGATGCACGCGATGGTCGATCGCGATGAACGGCAGATCAAGAGCCTGATCCGCCTGATCGAAGACATGCTCGACGTGTCGCGGATCCGCACCGGCAAGCTGTCGATCCGCACCAGCCATTTCGACCTGGTGAAGCTGGTGGGCGATCTGTTGCACAACTTCGCCGCTCAGGTCGGAGCGGCCGAGGCGTCCGTGAGTTTCACGGGTGAGCAGCCGGTGGAGGGCGACTGGGACGAGTTCCGTATCGAGCAGGTGGTGTCCAACCTGTTGACCAATGCGCTGCGCTATGGCGGCAAGAGCTTGATCGAGGTGCGGGTCTATGCCCGGGACGGCCAAGCCTTTATCGAGGTTCAGGACCGTGGCATCGGCATCAGCGAGGAGAACCAGCAGCGCATTTTCCAGCAGTTCGAACGCGTCAGCGCCAAGACCGTGGTCGCCGGCCTTGGCCTGGGGTTGTTCATTTCCGAGCAGATTGTCGCCGCCCATGGCGGCGCAATCAGCGTCGAAAGTGCAATCAACCAGGGCGCATTATTCCGCGTGCGCCTGCCCCTGCAGGACTGTACGGAAAATTAA
- a CDS encoding chemotaxis protein CheB → MTTQPPGPRIEAIVIGASAGGVEALLSIFSALRAGFRLPIIVVLHLPEQRNSQLADVMARRVPMPVIEAGDKMPIEAGTLYLATPGYHLSVELDRSLSLSLEERLHYSRPAIDYLFESAADAYGAGLLAVLLTGANHDGARGLAQIKHLGGITVVQDPDEAQVSTMPDAALALHDPDHILPLHGIGRLLVELERTSC, encoded by the coding sequence ATGACGACACAGCCGCCAGGCCCGCGCATCGAGGCCATTGTGATCGGCGCCTCCGCCGGTGGCGTGGAAGCCTTGCTGAGTATTTTCAGCGCCCTGCGGGCGGGTTTTCGCTTGCCGATCATTGTGGTCCTGCACTTGCCGGAGCAGCGCAACAGCCAATTGGCGGACGTCATGGCCAGGCGCGTACCGATGCCGGTGATCGAGGCTGGCGACAAGATGCCGATCGAGGCGGGCACCCTGTATCTGGCGACTCCGGGCTATCACCTGTCGGTGGAGTTGGACCGCAGCCTGTCGTTGAGCCTGGAAGAGCGCCTGCACTATTCGCGGCCCGCCATCGATTACCTCTTCGAATCGGCGGCCGATGCCTATGGCGCCGGGTTGCTGGCGGTGCTGCTGACCGGGGCCAACCACGATGGCGCCCGGGGGTTGGCACAGATCAAGCACCTGGGCGGCATCACCGTGGTCCAGGACCCGGACGAAGCCCAGGTCTCGACCATGCCTGACGCGGCGCTGGCCTTGCACGATCCCGATCATATTCTCCCTTTGCACGGCATTGGCCGTCTGCTTGTCGAGCTGGAACGAACCTCATGCTAA
- a CDS encoding CheR family methyltransferase: MERDTDIELRLLIEAIYLKYSYDFRDYSGASIKRRVNHALNQFECKTISALQERVLHDPRAFMQLLQLLTIPVSEMFRDPSHFLAIRQEVVPLLRTWPSIKIWIAGCSTGEEVYSMAILLREEGLLERTIIYATDINPRSLEKAKQGIFSLENIRAYTRNYQQAGGQCSFSDYYTAAYDYAIFDKSLRDNVTFADHSLATDSVFSETQLISCRNVLIYFNKKLQDRAFGLFHESLCHRGFLVLGSKETPDFSAYGKRFEPLVKHERIYRKS, from the coding sequence GTGGAACGCGATACCGACATTGAACTGCGGCTGTTGATCGAGGCGATTTACCTCAAGTACAGCTATGACTTTCGCGATTACTCTGGCGCTTCGATCAAGCGCCGGGTCAATCACGCCTTGAATCAGTTCGAGTGCAAGACCATCTCCGCGTTGCAGGAACGGGTGTTGCACGACCCCCGGGCGTTCATGCAGCTGCTGCAGTTGCTGACGATTCCGGTCAGCGAGATGTTTCGCGATCCCTCGCACTTCCTCGCGATTCGCCAGGAAGTGGTGCCGTTGCTCAGGACCTGGCCCTCGATCAAGATCTGGATCGCTGGCTGCAGCACGGGCGAGGAGGTGTATTCGATGGCGATTCTGTTGCGCGAGGAAGGCCTGCTCGAACGCACTATCATCTATGCCACCGACATCAACCCGCGCTCGCTGGAAAAGGCCAAGCAGGGGATCTTCTCCCTGGAGAATATTCGCGCTTATACCCGTAACTATCAGCAGGCCGGTGGGCAGTGCTCATTCTCCGACTACTACACGGCGGCCTACGACTACGCGATTTTTGACAAGAGCCTGCGCGACAACGTGACCTTTGCCGATCACAGCCTGGCGACGGACAGCGTATTCTCAGAAACTCAATTAATCTCATGCCGTAATGTGTTGATTTATTTCAATAAAAAATTGCAGGATCGAGCCTTTGGGCTGTTCCATGAGTCGCTCTGCCACCGCGGCTTCCTGGTCCTGGGCAGCAAGGAAACACCGGACTTCTCGGCCTACGGCAAGCGGTTCGAGCCCTTGGTCAAACACGAACGGATCTACCGCAAATCATGA